A single region of the Thermodesulfatator indicus DSM 15286 genome encodes:
- a CDS encoding tetratricopeptide repeat protein encodes MKKVLFTLVLTFFLMGSSALALNVQQAFRDSYRYEKMASYQDAIDALLPVYQKYPKFYLVNLRLGWLYYLAGKYRNSIDYYEKALSIKPSSFEALLGLSLPYMAQKNWPKVEELMRRLIREDTYNYYGNLRLAIALRLQNKADHAERVMRKMLQRYPTSVLFLVELGQDLWWQGKQNEARRVFRQVLLLSPENIVAKNYLKK; translated from the coding sequence ATGAAAAAAGTTCTATTTACTCTCGTTTTAACCTTTTTTCTGATGGGCTCTTCGGCTTTAGCTTTAAATGTTCAGCAGGCTTTTCGTGATTCATATCGCTACGAAAAAATGGCCTCTTATCAAGATGCTATTGATGCTCTTTTGCCTGTATATCAAAAATATCCAAAATTTTATCTGGTTAATTTGAGACTAGGATGGCTTTATTATCTGGCTGGGAAATATCGAAATTCAATTGATTACTATGAAAAGGCTTTAAGCATAAAACCAAGTTCTTTTGAAGCTCTTTTAGGATTATCATTGCCATATATGGCTCAGAAAAACTGGCCTAAAGTAGAAGAGCTTATGAGAAGGCTAATAAGAGAAGATACATATAATTATTACGGAAATTTGCGATTAGCCATAGCTTTGCGTCTTCAAAACAAGGCGGATCACGCTGAGCGAGTAATGCGAAAAATGTTGCAGCGCTATCCTACTAGCGTTTTATTTTTAGTAGAACTTGGCCAGGATTTATGGTGGCAAGGGAAACAAAACGAAGCCAGGCGTGTTTTTCGTCAGGTTCTTCTTTTGTCTCCAGAAAACATAGTGGCCAAAAACTATTTAAAGAAATAA
- a CDS encoding urea transporter: MKVNLQSNQRLAQKEITLEEQKHLKTVNNLILKKLRSFWGYFRTIANSYSEIFFFENFWLGLLLLAATFIYPNIGLSGLLCVLAAYEFARFLGLKKIFRGSGFYTYNPLLVGLSIGYLFKLSFFSFFLIVAAGILTFIVTFGLANIFYSFFRLPVLNIPFVLISTAIYLASYKYSNLLFSEFKPWWPFLTDIADHLPIWLLGLTQSLGALLFCPHFIGGLIFLTVIFFASRILFILAVGGYFLGLLILSFLEGSIYQAASNLGAFNFSLIAMAIGGVFLIPSPRSYVLAALSVAISPFLLDAATFFWAQYGIPSFTLPFNVVVLSLLYTLGLAGFPLLASYYRGSPERTLDHYLSYLARFPGTLRTLSLPVAGEWTVWQSFDGPWTHKGIWRYAVDFVITDDQGRTYRGEGAHLDDYYCFGKPVLSPVRGRVVSLANDIEDNPPGAVNETQNWGNYVLIYDERGFYVLLAHLRKGSVKVKEGQWIEQGQIIGQCGSSGYSPQPHLHVQVQLTPELGAPTQPFSFVHYAVLKDTDLIYKANDIPEEGEQVQGLYPDKAMENMMSLVLDQEIIFEFLVNDVPQKQVNFKVQMDTDGTYYLAENHNSLYFNKFEGTFYFLRQDGNAVWFRMLFLAFPRMPLVYQKGLIWEDFLPLETFYSRLKRALYTFLASFNHRLAEIKGIYKFSAPNRIEGKIAQGGEEIKTQVILDPLKGFVQEVTLISNDKKFSLRRVL; this comes from the coding sequence ATGAAAGTAAATTTACAAAGCAATCAAAGGCTCGCCCAAAAAGAAATAACTTTAGAAGAACAAAAACACTTAAAGACTGTTAATAATCTGATCTTAAAGAAACTTCGTTCTTTTTGGGGTTACTTTAGAACCATAGCCAACAGTTATTCTGAGATTTTTTTCTTTGAGAACTTTTGGCTAGGTTTATTGCTATTAGCCGCTACTTTTATTTATCCTAATATTGGTTTATCTGGTCTTTTATGTGTTTTAGCGGCTTATGAGTTTGCCAGGTTTTTGGGTTTGAAAAAAATATTTCGCGGTTCCGGTTTTTATACTTATAACCCTTTGTTAGTAGGACTATCTATAGGCTATTTGTTTAAGCTTTCTTTTTTTAGCTTTTTCTTAATAGTTGCCGCTGGAATTTTGACCTTTATAGTTACTTTTGGATTAGCTAATATTTTCTATTCTTTTTTCCGATTGCCAGTACTTAACATCCCTTTTGTTTTAATAAGTACAGCTATATATTTGGCCTCTTATAAGTATAGCAATCTCTTGTTTTCCGAATTTAAACCCTGGTGGCCATTTCTTACAGATATTGCTGACCATCTCCCCATCTGGCTTTTAGGGTTAACACAATCCTTAGGAGCTTTGCTTTTTTGTCCCCATTTTATAGGCGGACTTATTTTTCTAACCGTTATTTTTTTCGCTTCCCGTATTTTATTTATTCTGGCAGTGGGAGGTTATTTTTTAGGCCTTTTAATTTTGTCTTTTCTTGAAGGTTCTATTTATCAGGCCGCTAGTAACTTAGGGGCCTTTAATTTTAGCTTAATAGCCATGGCTATTGGAGGGGTTTTTCTTATCCCCAGTCCCCGAAGTTATGTTCTTGCGGCCTTATCAGTGGCCATTTCTCCTTTCCTTTTAGATGCTGCTACTTTTTTTTGGGCCCAGTACGGTATCCCTTCCTTTACTTTACCTTTTAACGTGGTGGTTCTTTCCTTGTTATATACTTTGGGTTTGGCAGGTTTTCCCTTATTGGCCTCTTATTATAGAGGATCGCCTGAACGGACTTTAGACCATTATTTGTCTTATTTAGCCAGATTCCCCGGAACATTGCGTACTTTAAGTTTACCTGTGGCCGGAGAGTGGACGGTATGGCAGTCTTTTGATGGTCCCTGGACCCATAAAGGAATATGGCGTTATGCCGTTGATTTTGTAATCACTGACGACCAAGGCCGGACTTATCGCGGTGAAGGAGCCCATCTTGATGATTACTATTGTTTTGGCAAACCTGTTCTTTCTCCAGTTAGGGGGCGTGTTGTAAGTCTAGCTAATGATATAGAAGACAATCCCCCAGGGGCCGTAAACGAAACCCAAAATTGGGGGAATTACGTTTTGATTTACGATGAAAGGGGCTTTTATGTTTTACTGGCTCATCTGAGGAAGGGCTCTGTCAAGGTAAAAGAAGGACAATGGATAGAACAGGGGCAAATTATAGGGCAATGCGGAAGCTCAGGTTATTCTCCTCAACCCCATCTTCACGTTCAAGTACAGCTTACCCCAGAACTTGGGGCTCCTACGCAACCGTTTAGTTTTGTACATTACGCTGTTTTAAAAGACACCGATTTGATTTACAAAGCCAATGATATCCCTGAAGAGGGAGAACAGGTCCAGGGTCTTTATCCAGATAAGGCCATGGAAAACATGATGTCACTAGTGCTTGACCAGGAAATTATTTTTGAGTTTCTGGTAAATGACGTTCCTCAAAAACAGGTGAATTTTAAAGTTCAGATGGATACCGATGGCACATATTATTTGGCCGAAAATCACAACTCACTTTATTTTAATAAGTTTGAAGGCACTTTTTATTTCTTGCGCCAAGACGGAAACGCCGTGTGGTTTCGCATGTTGTTTTTAGCTTTTCCTAGAATGCCACTGGTGTACCAGAAAGGCCTTATCTGGGAAGATTTTTTACCTTTAGAGACCTTTTACAGCCGGTTGAAACGAGCCCTTTATACCTTTTTAGCCTCTTTTAATCATCGTCTGGCAGAAATTAAGGGTATTTATAAATTTTCTGCTCCGAACCGAATAGAAGGAAAGATTGCCCAGGGAGGAGAAGAAATAAAAACTCAGGTAATATTAGATCCTTTAAAAGGTTTTGTACAAGAAGTTACCCTTATTAGTAATGATAAGAAATTTTCTTTAAGGAGGGTTTTATGA